cagccgccccgcggcatgtgggatcttcccggcccggggcacgaacccatgtcccctgcatcggcaggcggactctcaaccactgcgccaccagggaagccccacaatgtGGTTTTTAAATTGGCCTAATTTAAAGGATTGTCGTTGTGCTCACAATTATACCAAGTTATTTGGGATTATTAGAACAAACAAGAAAACGCACAGGGGTGAGTTAGAGCTAGGACTTAGCACTCAATATCCTGTTGTGGGAAAATAACACCTTGGGGCCTAATTTCATCATTTATGAAATGTTACTCTACCTCTGGTCTCCAAATATGAGTACTATCTATAAGGAAGCTTAAGTCACATGTTATACTTCTCTTGTGTTAAAATTTTTCATGTCAACAAGAAATGGGAGAATACGCAAAGTCATGAGATTACCTCAGTCCTAAGTGTAGGATACTGTACAGATGGCCTGTtctatttaaatatcaaaaaaggGGGTTGATTTCTAAGCTGTGacagcactaaaaaaaaaaagtcatgattaCCTTTATCTTCACCACCATGCCACCCCCACGTCCTGGTCACCTTAGCTAAAACCTGTGCTATCACATAAGGGCTGGTGACCTATATCTCAacttccttatttataaaagcagAGCCAGGTCATTTTCCTAATTGTAAGAGATGGTAAGGAATTTGGTGGTGAGGAGAAAACTTGCATTTGCACAAAAATTGTGCCAGGCTATCCATCAGATTCATCTCCAGCATCACATTACAAATGAAGTCACGTGACATTGGTCACGTTCAGGTGCCAACTTCTTCCTGGGAATCCTTGGACGGTGTCCATTTCCTTTCTTGCAGTTGGATGAGGGGTTTCTAACTCTGGTTCTGGTTACCGTTGGGATTTGAGTGTGGCTATCCAAAAAACGACCTGAAACTGTGTTCATTTTAGGGAGTTGGAGGTGAGCCAGAGCTTTAATGAGAGTCTAATTAAAGGGGCCCTGACCCAAAAAGGTGAAGAAGAGACTTCTGTGCACTCACAGAATCCCAGATACATTCCAAACTCCCACGAAGCTTTGTGGCCAGTGTCTCAAAGGATGATTAAGTAGTTAAAAGTAGAAGTGAAATGTGTGATGGATCTCATAACAGTTAAGAGCAATCAAAACTGAATTATGGtgcaattatagaaagaaaatcCATGGCATTTAATTAGGTTGCATTTTatttagataaatgaaaatttacCCCCCAAACAGAACTAGGAATCAAATACTGTCTCAGATTAAAAAGGAAACTGCTAAGCTTGAAGCTTACACTGAAAAGCTAAAATTTCCAGCCCTTCACTACCTGTCGTTCCAAACATCAAAGGAAAATACCGGAAAAAAGTATCTGTGTGACAGAGAGAGGCAACTCGGGTGTACCATTAGCAAAAGAACCTGAGGGGGAACATTTTATATTCTTCGATTACAAGAAATGGCGAGAGTTTACAAGTCTTGCGTTGCTTTCTCTTGAACATGGCTCCACAGGAATGCCAAAAATAGCAAAGTTTAGGCACTTGCTTCAACTTCTGCAGTTTGCATATGATTATTATGTACTTCACAAATTAACAGCCGCTTTAGAGTTACAATACAGAATTGTATTTCACGCTACTGTTAATAGCATTCCTCCTGTTAATAAAACAATGATGCTTAATGGACATAGGTCCAGAGCTTGTACGGAAGTAATCCAGGGCACATCAAGGGCACAATCATGAAGCAACCACTACTGGAAAACCAATCGTGATGGCCAGAATGACCTGGCCACGTGTACTGAGACAAGACCAAATACAAATGGGATGAAGTGGCAGGATGGAATTTAAACCCCCcaaaaatgattaccacaaacTACACAAATCTTTAATCTGTTCAAAATAGCACGAAGTTTCTTCCTGCCGTAGAAAGGAAGTCAGTTGATATTTAGAAGTGTAATGAACTCCTTAAAAACTGCTACCATCTCCAAATTTCAGCTGATCTTCAAAAATTGACACCAGCATTCgggtttttttaaagtatcaagtTGGCGAAAGAAATATCTTTAGATCAGAGggtgttttttttaacttggggATTTTAAAGTTTAGTAATTAAGCACAAGTAAGTGGCTATCTATGTGTGAAAAACTCCCAAAAAGATGCTAAATGTTTTCCAACTACCATATGCTCTTACCATGAGGGGGTCTTTCTGATAATGGCCAATTTTTTATCGTAGTCAGGTTTGTTGGTTTATGAGAAACTACTTTCCAGTTTTGACAGCAAACTGTCTTTCTGCTAAAAGACTGTTCTAGTTTTGCTAGAATGTtatacttcaaaataatttaattggCAGTTGAAATTTAAGCTCTCAAACTGGAGTACTGAGTGTGAGTACAATTTAAGAAGTGTGCACACCAGGCCAGTGCTACCCATGAAAAAGTGGGACTTTCAGGTAGATGGGGGACTGTCCTTTGTGTGGCACCTGTCTGACAGAATCCTTTAGGTATTAGCGTGAATCAGAAATCATTttgacacttaaaatttttttttccaagatcaCCTGTTAGGTAAGGCATTTTTACCACTAAGCCTTCTTAAAATGTCATTCTAGAGACATTTGTCATTAACAgatattaataaagaaaactgaCTTTTTCAGGAAGGCACCACCAGATGGTAGCATTGTTTCAGTACCGTCAATCTAAAAAGCTCCTGGTTTATTTCAGCGGATCCCCCTCTGCCTTTGACTTCCTCTGATCCCCAACTCAAACTGGTGTAAAGTGGTGACATCGTGTAGTGACTACATTAGAAACTTCTAGCTTCTCTGCTTTTAGAATGCAGTAAACATATGTCCCAGGCTTCCTATTATCTAATAAATCCAACAAATCTAAGTGAAGCAAATGTTTTATTGAAATCAGTTGTCAAATCACAATTTATCCAAATGATAATGCTACATTGTTCTTAAAAGAGTGGGCACAAATATGGCACAGACACAATCCAGCATCTATCAAAATACCATCTGTAAAGAACCTAACTTATTTCGTGCTATGTGTGGATGTGGTCCAGCATAGAAGGTAGACTCAAAACCAGTCGAATTTTTTCTTGATAACACGAAAAACATTTCACTACTTTGCCTCAAAACCAGtcgatttttttcttgataacatGAAAAACATTTCACTACTTTGCCTCAAAATTAAGCACTCATCTGTCCGTAACAGCCGTATAACAATTAGCGGAGAAGACTTTAAATTAATCTGCTACTGAAGAAAACTTCCTTCCAACCTCCACTGGGggatagaaagaaaaatttcccaGTAACAATGGAACATTCTGTATGTTTCCCTCCAAAAAACACTTTCTATTTTTAGTGCACTGTGCATAATAGGAAAGTGACCAATTTCAGAGTGATACTAAACACTCTGAAAGGACCTAATGCTTagtgaattttaaaacaagaagtgTAGCTTCTGATCAGGAATGTTATTTCTAGGAAGCTCTGTTTTCAAAGGTTGTAACTGAGGCAGACAGCTTCCTGAGACTTCACCGTGGTTGCATGCCCCGTCGTATATTGTGTGATACAGAAGGAATGCACTATACTGTAATTTCcttaaacattaagaaaaaaaaatatacaatagataCAGGAGAATTActtaaaacatacatataaatacataaagaatgaTACTCCAGTTTGAGAAGCAGAACTAGGTATTGCCAACTCCAGTTCCGGGCTAAGAATTAAGGACCTTGAATCAGAAACATTATATGGTACCAAGGGAAAATATCAGGGTGGTCttgaaaggaagaaatgttaTCTGGCTACAGCTCCCGATGAAGCCTCAGGATTGTCAGGGGTTCTCTAGAAATGAGAGCAGTTGATGTGTCTGTTCTTCCGTTCCCAAAGTTCTGTAAGATCGGTCTCGTCAGCAGCATTCGTTTTCTTCTCCCACTCGTCTTCACATTCTGGTCTTGCAAATACACAACAGTAACTGTAGAAGGAAGCCAGAATCAAAAGTAAATAACATATCCTTCGCCTCCCTCATTTATTCAACCACAGAAGAGCTGTGAAAGTGAGTTGCAGCCAGTGGGAGCCCTAGGGAGAACCACGGTTTAACCGTGTGAGAAAGAAAGATGGTGAAGGTCCATAATACAGCATCCTTTGCTACTTGAACACCAGTAGGCAGGATCTCACGTGCACTGGAAATTCTTTTAAATGCTTCTTACTACTGCTGGAAGAAATCCAATTTTTTCCCAGAGAGCTATAAACTATAAATTTCAAGCACTACCGTATAAACCTACTTTGGACTtctagttattaaaaaaaatgcaacaaagtAGCTGTGAGCACCACATATTTCTTATGTCTTTgagccaaacacacacacagtcacactgggggtAAAACGAAGTCATTACTTTCAGGACACCTGTAAGACTGAAGAGCATgtcaatgagaaaaaggaaactaaccctgggggcttccctggtggtgcagtggttaagaatctacctgccaatgcagcggacatgggttcaagccctggtccaggaagatcccacacgccacggagcaactaagcccgtgcaccacgactactgagcctgcgctctggagcccgcgagccgcaactactgagcctgcgtgaagcccgcacgcctagagcctgtgctccgcaacaagagaagccactgcagtgagaagcccgcgcaccgcgacgaagagtagccccgttcgccgcaactagggaaatcccacgtgcagcaacgaaacccaatgcagccaataaataaatttttaaaaagggaaactaACCTGGATCTCCTAGTCTGGTTGATGGTTATTTCCCCAGATGTAGGTTCTGCATAAAATCCTAATTATTTGAATTCCTGCTTCCCTCATAACAAATCTGCCACCAGATGACAGAAAAGAGGGCAAAATTACTTTCAAAGGAAAGGAAGTTACTTACGTGACGTTTTAGGATTCTGTGGGCTCGGGTTTTGCCGGTGCTCTCTCTTGGTCCTGTGTCTCctcctgtgtttgtgttttgatctctttttctgactCGCTCTGcactttttcttcctgaaattctACTTCCTGGCCATCTCCCTTCTCTTTCAGTTTGGGTCCAATTGTATCTGGAGACTCTTTGGTCGAGCCTCCTGATGCCTCAGCATCTTCCGGGGCTGAGGTTTGGTTCCCGGGGTCAACAGCAGCATCACCTTTTTCATCTTCTCGGGATTCAAACGGTgacttctctgttctttctccaaACCCGGCACCACCGTCGTCTTCTGGCACAGACTTTGTTTCAGgggcttctctcttttccttggaTGGGGAAGCTACCTCTTCAAGCTGCTGGCCATCTACCGGGGAACTTTCTACCCTCGTGGCCGCCATCTTCTCTAAAGCTTCATTCACATCTCCGGAAACATCTGGATGTGTGTGTTCCCCGGCACTTAGCGGGGACTCCTCTTTGGCTTCGATGGTTTGTGTTTCATCCAACGTGCAGGGCTGaagtttgctttcttctttctcgaTTTCCTGCCCAGCTTCCTGGCTGTCGGCTTCCGTCAGTTGAGCCTGGGTCTGGAAAGCAGAGGCCATTTCTTCTGTACTCCCCAACTGGTCAACAACTGTCTGAATTACGTTTTGTACAAGCTTGCAGCTCTCTGTCTCAAGTTTCAAAATCTCATCTTCAGCCTTTAAATCTTCCTCTCTTGTTTTGCTTACTCCGCCTTCCTGACAACGAACCTGCTCACCGTCTCCATCTGACTCCCATTTCTGTGATGTGGTTTTATCTCCTTCCAGGTCTGCGCTGATGCCTTTTTCAGGCATAACAGATACTATTACCGGGATTGATTTGGCCTGAGACTCGGTCCCTGTGGGCACCGCGTCTTCCCCTGGCTGAGCAGGAGAGCCTTCATCTTTTTCTGAGGACTTTTCTTCCGGTACTAAACGTGCCTCTGCAGATTCCAAAGTTTCCGCTGTTTCTAAAATCTTGATAGCTTCTGCTAAGACCTTCTCCCCCATTGCTGCAGCTGTTAGAGCTAATGGTGCCTCAGAGCTTTGAACTTGAATTTCTGTGCATGCCTCTTCCTCGTGAACGGGCAGAGAACTTCCTTCAAAACTGATGACTTCCTTTTCCCCGTCTATGACGGTTACATTCACTGCCTGAACCAGTTGCTTACTGAGCTCTTCACATGTGGTAACAGCTGGTTTGCACTCAAGTTTCTCTTCATTTACTTGAGTTGGCTCGAATTCCGTTTTGTCCCTTTCCACTTGAACTACCCTCTCTCTCTCCGCTGGGGTTAGAAGAGACTTAGCAGGTCTCTGGAGTTCGAGATCATCATTCTTTTGAAACTCAGTTTTCGTAACTTCATCCTCAAGGGCAACTTCAGTTATCTTTTTCTCGGTTGTTTCTGTGTCAGTGGACACAAGTCCTTCGACAGATGGCTCCTCTTTGGCTTCCTCTTCAGCACATCGGCCAGCCTCTTGAATCACCTCAGTCTTTGAAAGGATGGGTACAGTTTCCACTGTTACCTCTTTATCGGCATGTTCTAGAACCTCTTCCACTTTTGAACGCTCTTCTTCCTGGGATTGAAAATTGGAAGGTTCTGGAGGCATCTCTTTCAGTTCAGAAAGTGCCTCACCTTCTGTGACCTGGTATTGGGTACCGGATGGAACCTCACCATCTTCATCGATTTCCATgatcttggtctgctggcttacATTTGTAGCTTCAAAATCTGCTACTGGGGTGCTTCCATTGGTCTCACTATCTGTGAGGGTTTCAGCTGAGTCAGGAGCAACAGCCTGTTCTGGGACAGTCTCTGGTTTTACCGCAGCCACGGTTTCAGCTGGACAAGTGCTTGCAAGCTCCCTGGCCTCTGCACTCTCTGTGCCTGGAGGAATTTCTTCCAAGCTTTCCGCGGTGGCCTGTACCATCGCCGTCCCCTGTGTCAAAGTCTCAGTTTTCGTTTCTTGTACACGTACTCTGGGTGCTCCACCCATCGCTTCCTTCTGATCGAGTGCGTAAGGATCCTCTTCTGCTTCCTCCACCTGCTCCAGTCTTTTCGCTTGTCCTTTCTGGGTTGTCTGGATGGTGTCGTCTAGCCCTCTGGCGTCAGGCAGCTGTGATTCCTCTTTAACTTTTTCTGCAACGGCCTGCAGCACCTCTCGGGTCCTCTTCGCCTGGTCTTCCATGTCGGGCATGCTGCCCTCCACCTCCTGAACCGGTGTTGCTTCCTCGGTGGTATCTGGAAAGTCAGTTAACTGGGAAACAGCCGAAACCATGTCGGTGGTCTCTTCAGCACCAGAGGCTTCTGTGGCTTCTTCAGCACAGAACGGCTCTGTGGTTTCTGCGGCCGTCAGAGCTTCAGGGGTCAATTCCACCTTGCTGGCGACTGTGTCATCAGCGGCCTCCTGGCTCTCCGGCAGCGTTTTGGTTTCGACGGGGGTTTCCTCTGCAAAGACTTCTTTTTCAAACACCTCCCCAGATGGTGGCTTGTCTTCGTCTTCTGCTTGTTCAAGAGGTTCTGTCACCGAAGCAGAGATCCATGAAGGTGCCCTTTCTTCAATGCTAGGGACGGCCCTTGTCCCGTCCGTGACAGCCACAGTCACGGCGTGAAGCAGACCCTTACTGAGCTCCTCCGACACGTCGACAGCCACCTTCTGCTTGGGGCCCTCCTCGCTCTTGGGAGCCTGCTGTGCTTCCGTTTTCTCCCTTTCCACCGCATCGTACTCGGACAGAGGCACCACGGCTGGGACGTCCGAATCGTCCTCGTTGACCTCCGTTGGCCCCGTATCTTCCATCGCTGCTTGTTCTTGTTTCCCATCCAGCCTTTTCTTCCTTCGCCCAGGAATAAACTTCCTGATTGAAACCCAAGACTCTTCTTTCCCCAGCTCAGCATCTGAGGCTGAATATTCTAGGCCGGACCCAGCTACCAAGTCTTcgtttttctcttccagttttgaCTTCGGTTTTTTCCTCGAGGTGACTAATCTTTTAAATGACTCCCAGGTGGAGACCCCCTCCCCTTCGGAGGGGCTGCCGGCCTGCTCGGGTGAGGAACTTCCTGGGGGTTGGTCGTGGTCTTGGGAGCCGGCAGGGGGCGCGTCTGGGCCCGACTCCCtgtctctccctgcttcctctggTTTTTGGCTGTCTCCTCCCAGGGGTTTTGGTCCCCCTTCGTCGTCAGAAGAGGATGCTTTCCTTGCTCTTTTCTTGGATGACCCCACACAAATCAGAGCTTCCCAGGACACGGAGGTGTCAACCTTGCGCTTTGGCTCTTCCGGCTTCTGCTCCTCTCCgtttcctttcccctcctcctgcaTTTCAGAGGTGGTGCTCTCCGTGGAGGACAGGGTGGCGCTCTTAACCTTGTCCACTTCGTCCTCCTTGTCACTTTCAGAGAGCCTTCTCACGCGTTTCTTGGGCGTCACCATCTTTTTGAAAGATGCCCAGGGGGTAACACcttccctcttcttctctccGTCGGAAGTGGTCCCTTCCTCCGTCTCCCCGTCCTGGGGGGCCTCGGCCACGCCTTTCTCCAGGCACGTGATCTCCTCGGGCTCTTCGGGGGACGAGGCTGAGCTCTCACCCTTGGGTTCGTCTGGGCTGTCGGGAGAATCCGCTGAGGCTGGATGCTGCTCCCCGGACTCCTCAtctcctcctcttttccctttctgcttcttTCCAGAGAGTTTTTTTAAGCCGCTGCTTGTGAACAGTTtctttaaagggcttccctgcACCTTAGTTCTCTCCTGCGAGGACGGCACTTCCACCTCCCCCGCGACGCCCTCAGGGGGCGTGGGAGGTGCTTTCGCGTCTGCGCAGAGCTCGGCTGGCTGGGCGTGGTCCCCGCTGGGGGCGCCCGCCTCTTCCTGCATCTTCAGCAGCGGCTCCGGGGGCTCGGCATCCGGAAGGTCGGCGTCCGTTTCAAGCGATCGCTCAGGCGGCGAGGGCTCTACTGCCCCTTCTACCTCGGCTTTCTGCGCCTCTGTGCCCTTCTCTGCAGTGCTGACGTGGACCTCCGCGACAATCTCTACTTTTTCATCGAACACTTCTGTTGCTAACGGGGCGGGTTTCTCTTCGGGAGGTGCTTGCCCTTGGTCTTCGGGGGGCAGCTCCACCTTTTCATACTCAGCCGACAGCCTGGCATCCTGGGTGCTCTCGCGGGCCTCCTGTGAGGACGGCTGCTCGGAGAGACCTTCCGTCTTCTCGTTTTCTTCTGTGTCTGCCTTTTCTGCctcttgttcctttttcttctctgaagccTCCAGCTCATCCTCCCGAGGCTTCCTGAAACTGGTCTTTTTTCGCCAGCCGGCCCAACCTTGAGTGAAGAATTTTTTGAAGGGCGATGCGGTTTCGCTGGCCACTGGACTCGTCGGAGAATCTGGAGATCTGGCGggttctttctcttgtttttcttctccttcgTCTTTGCCTTCCCCGGCTGGTGGACCGGACTCCGCCTGAAGGGAGACTTCTGGGCGGCTCAGCTCGTGTCTGGGCGTCTCTTCGGGCTTCTCTGTGGACTGTTTGAGTTCAGTGTCTGTGGGTGTCGCGTCCCCTGTCTCCCGGCTGAGCTCCAGGCGGTCACCAGCCCCGTCGGACCCCCCTGGCCCTTCGCCTTCATCCTTTTTGACGGTGAGAAGCTGCACAGTGTCAGACTTCTCTGTCTTATCCTTTTTCACAGTGAATTTGAAGCCGACAAACTTAAACACCTTCTTAAATCCTACGTCATTAGCCTGGGGCTCAGCGGGTTGCATCAGCTCGTCTACAGTGCTTTCTGAGGCAGGGATCTGTTCCATCGTCTCAGGCatttcctcctgcccctccttcGTGATGTCTTGAATGTCTTGAACCGCCGCTGAGTTAGCAGCCATGTCTTTGTCTGAGTCCctttcagtcacatcttcagactCTCTCTGTCCAgctattaacagaaaaaaaaaaaaaaagagggggtggggtggggaagaaaaagGTTGAAAATGATTAcaattcaagaaaattaaatatttaaaaaacacggCCAATGAATACTTTCTTTAACATCAG
The genomic region above belongs to Phocoena sinus isolate mPhoSin1 chromosome 12, mPhoSin1.pri, whole genome shotgun sequence and contains:
- the AKAP12 gene encoding A-kinase anchor protein 12 isoform X4 codes for the protein MGQPAEEGWGLRGLCRIAPAGQRRVPGPAGQRESEDVTERDSDKDMAANSAAVQDIQDITKEGQEEMPETMEQIPASESTVDELMQPAEPQANDVGFKKVFKFVGFKFTVKKDKTEKSDTVQLLTVKKDEGEGPGGSDGAGDRLELSRETGDATPTDTELKQSTEKPEETPRHELSRPEVSLQAESGPPAGEGKDEGEEKQEKEPARSPDSPTSPVASETASPFKKFFTQGWAGWRKKTSFRKPREDELEASEKKKEQEAEKADTEENEKTEGLSEQPSSQEARESTQDARLSAEYEKVELPPEDQGQAPPEEKPAPLATEVFDEKVEIVAEVHVSTAEKGTEAQKAEVEGAVEPSPPERSLETDADLPDAEPPEPLLKMQEEAGAPSGDHAQPAELCADAKAPPTPPEGVAGEVEVPSSQERTKVQGSPLKKLFTSSGLKKLSGKKQKGKRGGDEESGEQHPASADSPDSPDEPKGESSASSPEEPEEITCLEKGVAEAPQDGETEEGTTSDGEKKREGVTPWASFKKMVTPKKRVRRLSESDKEDEVDKVKSATLSSTESTTSEMQEEGKGNGEEQKPEEPKRKVDTSVSWEALICVGSSKKRARKASSSDDEGGPKPLGGDSQKPEEAGRDRESGPDAPPAGSQDHDQPPGSSSPEQAGSPSEGEGVSTWESFKRLVTSRKKPKSKLEEKNEDLVAGSGLEYSASDAELGKEESWVSIRKFIPGRRKKRLDGKQEQAAMEDTGPTEVNEDDSDVPAVVPLSEYDAVEREKTEAQQAPKSEEGPKQKVAVDVSEELSKGLLHAVTVAVTDGTRAVPSIEERAPSWISASVTEPLEQAEDEDKPPSGEVFEKEVFAEETPVETKTLPESQEAADDTVASKVELTPEALTAAETTEPFCAEEATEASGAEETTDMVSAVSQLTDFPDTTEEATPVQEVEGSMPDMEDQAKRTREVLQAVAEKVKEESQLPDARGLDDTIQTTQKGQAKRLEQVEEAEEDPYALDQKEAMGGAPRVRVQETKTETLTQGTAMVQATAESLEEIPPGTESAEARELASTCPAETVAAVKPETVPEQAVAPDSAETLTDSETNGSTPVADFEATNVSQQTKIMEIDEDGEVPSGTQYQVTEGEALSELKEMPPEPSNFQSQEEERSKVEEVLEHADKEVTVETVPILSKTEVIQEAGRCAEEEAKEEPSVEGLVSTDTETTEKKITEVALEDEVTKTEFQKNDDLELQRPAKSLLTPAERERVVQVERDKTEFEPTQVNEEKLECKPAVTTCEELSKQLVQAVNVTVIDGEKEVISFEGSSLPVHEEEACTEIQVQSSEAPLALTAAAMGEKVLAEAIKILETAETLESAEARLVPEEKSSEKDEGSPAQPGEDAVPTGTESQAKSIPVIVSVMPEKGISADLEGDKTTSQKWESDGDGEQVRCQEGGVSKTREEDLKAEDEILKLETESCKLVQNVIQTVVDQLGSTEEMASAFQTQAQLTEADSQEAGQEIEKEESKLQPCTLDETQTIEAKEESPLSAGEHTHPDVSGDVNEALEKMAATRVESSPVDGQQLEEVASPSKEKREAPETKSVPEDDGGAGFGERTEKSPFESREDEKGDAAVDPGNQTSAPEDAEASGGSTKESPDTIGPKLKEKGDGQEVEFQEEKVQSESEKEIKTQTQEETQDQERAPAKPEPTES
- the AKAP12 gene encoding A-kinase anchor protein 12 isoform X2, which encodes MYNDMYLEYHAEYFTVLKVLSALPVHPSHLPAPVTLVFLLSPQLCVFQNAVELQSYTGQRESEDVTERDSDKDMAANSAAVQDIQDITKEGQEEMPETMEQIPASESTVDELMQPAEPQANDVGFKKVFKFVGFKFTVKKDKTEKSDTVQLLTVKKDEGEGPGGSDGAGDRLELSRETGDATPTDTELKQSTEKPEETPRHELSRPEVSLQAESGPPAGEGKDEGEEKQEKEPARSPDSPTSPVASETASPFKKFFTQGWAGWRKKTSFRKPREDELEASEKKKEQEAEKADTEENEKTEGLSEQPSSQEARESTQDARLSAEYEKVELPPEDQGQAPPEEKPAPLATEVFDEKVEIVAEVHVSTAEKGTEAQKAEVEGAVEPSPPERSLETDADLPDAEPPEPLLKMQEEAGAPSGDHAQPAELCADAKAPPTPPEGVAGEVEVPSSQERTKVQGSPLKKLFTSSGLKKLSGKKQKGKRGGDEESGEQHPASADSPDSPDEPKGESSASSPEEPEEITCLEKGVAEAPQDGETEEGTTSDGEKKREGVTPWASFKKMVTPKKRVRRLSESDKEDEVDKVKSATLSSTESTTSEMQEEGKGNGEEQKPEEPKRKVDTSVSWEALICVGSSKKRARKASSSDDEGGPKPLGGDSQKPEEAGRDRESGPDAPPAGSQDHDQPPGSSSPEQAGSPSEGEGVSTWESFKRLVTSRKKPKSKLEEKNEDLVAGSGLEYSASDAELGKEESWVSIRKFIPGRRKKRLDGKQEQAAMEDTGPTEVNEDDSDVPAVVPLSEYDAVEREKTEAQQAPKSEEGPKQKVAVDVSEELSKGLLHAVTVAVTDGTRAVPSIEERAPSWISASVTEPLEQAEDEDKPPSGEVFEKEVFAEETPVETKTLPESQEAADDTVASKVELTPEALTAAETTEPFCAEEATEASGAEETTDMVSAVSQLTDFPDTTEEATPVQEVEGSMPDMEDQAKRTREVLQAVAEKVKEESQLPDARGLDDTIQTTQKGQAKRLEQVEEAEEDPYALDQKEAMGGAPRVRVQETKTETLTQGTAMVQATAESLEEIPPGTESAEARELASTCPAETVAAVKPETVPEQAVAPDSAETLTDSETNGSTPVADFEATNVSQQTKIMEIDEDGEVPSGTQYQVTEGEALSELKEMPPEPSNFQSQEEERSKVEEVLEHADKEVTVETVPILSKTEVIQEAGRCAEEEAKEEPSVEGLVSTDTETTEKKITEVALEDEVTKTEFQKNDDLELQRPAKSLLTPAERERVVQVERDKTEFEPTQVNEEKLECKPAVTTCEELSKQLVQAVNVTVIDGEKEVISFEGSSLPVHEEEACTEIQVQSSEAPLALTAAAMGEKVLAEAIKILETAETLESAEARLVPEEKSSEKDEGSPAQPGEDAVPTGTESQAKSIPVIVSVMPEKGISADLEGDKTTSQKWESDGDGEQVRCQEGGVSKTREEDLKAEDEILKLETESCKLVQNVIQTVVDQLGSTEEMASAFQTQAQLTEADSQEAGQEIEKEESKLQPCTLDETQTIEAKEESPLSAGEHTHPDVSGDVNEALEKMAATRVESSPVDGQQLEEVASPSKEKREAPETKSVPEDDGGAGFGERTEKSPFESREDEKGDAAVDPGNQTSAPEDAEASGGSTKESPDTIGPKLKEKGDGQEVEFQEEKVQSESEKEIKTQTQEETQDQERAPAKPEPTES